Proteins encoded in a region of the Candidatus Desulfatibia profunda genome:
- the era gene encoding GTPase Era — translation MPSIDHHSADFRSGFVAIAGAPNSGKSTLLNRLLGQKLAITSKKPQTTRNRILGVLHRPCSQIVFIDTPGIHKATVPLNVRIVDAALSALGDVDIVLVVVDVAKPDPDSEAFVVKKLKAQLRPVVLALNKIDLVEKPALLTMIDTWSKAYPFEAIVPISAKDGTQIEQLVGSMESLLPEGPPFFPEETLTDMPERFVVAEMIREKVFRLTGQEIPYATAVSIDSFSEEKNGALVKIQATIHVERDSQKGIIIGKGGAKLKQIGQAARQDIQVMLGTKVFLKLFVHVQKNWSKDTKALRRFGY, via the coding sequence ATGCCATCTATCGATCATCATTCTGCCGACTTTAGGTCCGGGTTCGTAGCCATTGCCGGGGCTCCCAACTCGGGAAAATCGACCCTGCTGAACCGCCTGCTCGGGCAAAAACTGGCGATAACCTCTAAAAAGCCGCAAACGACCCGTAACCGTATCCTGGGCGTATTGCACCGACCTTGCTCGCAAATCGTATTCATCGACACGCCGGGAATTCATAAGGCGACCGTTCCATTAAACGTCCGAATTGTCGATGCTGCGCTTTCCGCATTAGGTGATGTGGACATCGTCCTGGTGGTGGTGGATGTTGCCAAACCAGATCCTGATTCAGAAGCTTTTGTGGTAAAAAAGCTGAAAGCACAGCTTCGTCCAGTGGTTCTGGCACTCAACAAAATCGATCTTGTCGAAAAACCGGCGCTGCTGACCATGATTGACACCTGGTCGAAAGCCTATCCTTTTGAAGCGATTGTTCCCATTTCCGCCAAAGACGGCACCCAAATTGAACAGCTCGTTGGTTCCATGGAGTCCCTCCTGCCCGAAGGGCCGCCCTTTTTCCCCGAAGAGACCTTGACCGATATGCCGGAGCGTTTTGTCGTTGCAGAAATGATTCGCGAAAAGGTTTTTCGTTTGACCGGACAGGAGATACCTTACGCCACCGCCGTTAGCATCGATTCGTTTTCCGAAGAAAAAAATGGCGCCCTGGTAAAGATTCAGGCAACGATCCATGTTGAGCGTGACTCTCAAAAAGGAATAATTATTGGAAAAGGGGGCGCCAAGCTCAAACAAATCGGCCAGGCGGCCAGACAAGACATCCAGGTGATGCTGGGCACAAAAGTTTTTCTGAAGCTTTTTGTGCACGTTCAGAAAAACTGGAGCAAAGACACCAAGGCCTTACGGCGTTTTGGTTACTGA